A section of the Naumovozyma dairenensis CBS 421 chromosome 5, complete genome genome encodes:
- the MSC6 gene encoding Msc6p (similar to Saccharomyces cerevisiae MSC6 (YOR354C); ancestral locus Anc_7.37): MPIVRQALGSRFIVTSTIRRLQSTVNSSRLNLTKLNNTDGVSPIENQHNEQANEYTNQSHGFTRQNRAAAHPATLLKNKLTSELRKNNSSLLEIFNTFKMGVNEVCEENDNPEYFQKTFGLNKPLADLLTKSSNTNDADIDPYQILDTMCQLQVARSEHFEIVMDYFLKNGKFQDILALWVRYLQTITENPYSLNNKVEFKTAKGNNAYMNPHAKNLAITAVSYILLLENKPSLETLYDLLRLDKSLGQKIPFTSMKEVIDRELPEQYKVTASEGFNVLLKIFSKSDKEWFLRHIDNSLQVKKIDDLYHSYTYVKEDLDADILTRFMDKYTAFNQFDKTISIFNELKDQFKDNKSFQNRLLIAVGRLDSNINNVTSTNKLNRVLAVWNSIVKPSNPDASSYAALITALNDSGNFEHFKTVWSRDIPENIKENSEVKEAYLLSLLKSKNVSYKEIKDKIPENINSLELINAVLISIVLDAEVTRDQFKEFYSKRIRHEQDATTKKISNIQTTAIKMYADYKYYEHPENFQFELPLRDFNKSLAIIEEFLRVAPTLQSIELLYEQTKEPFDKRRFKAFAKATFLKNDIDIDFSEKIFRDFVKGAKSRELRSEGFQNMVETMIDGFCFIIRRNRDSSILLKIDTYCQLAENLNIQLGNRTLTRLLRTLANLSKNRATKFTEEESKFIENFLNSLEKNDSYVPSRSDIHAIKKFGLEPR, translated from the coding sequence ATGCCTATCGTAAGACAAGCTCTCGGAAGCAGATTCATTGTGACATCAACGATTCGTAGGCTTCAGTCCACAGTGAATAGTTCGCGATTGAACTTAACTAAGTTAAATAACACTGATGGAGTGTCACCAATAGAAAACCAACACAACGAGCAGGCCAATGAGTATACAAATCAGTCTCATGGATTTACAAGACAAAATAGAGCTGCTGCTCATCCAGCTACATTACTGAAAAATAAGTTAACCAGTGAATTGAGAAAGAACAATAGTAGTCTacttgaaatattcaatactTTCAAAATGGGAGTCAACGAAGTTtgtgaagaaaatgataacccagaatatttccaaaagaCTTTTGGTTTAAACAAACCACTAGCCGATTTATTAACTAAATCATCCAATACCAACGATGCTGATATTGATCCATATCAAATCTTAGATACTATGTGCCAATTACAGGTTGCTAGATCTGAACATTTCGAAATTGTTATGgattatttcttaaaaaatgggaaatttCAAGACATTTTAGCATTATGGGTCAGATATTTACAAACTATTACAGAAAATCCATActctttaaataataaggTGGAATTTAAAACAGCGAAGGGGAATAATGCATATATGAATCCGCATGCTAAAAATTTGGCAATTACTGCTGTTTCTTACATTTTGTTACTTGAAAATAAACCAAGTTTGGAAACTTTATATGATCTTTTAAGATTAGATAAAAGTTTGGGTCAAAAAATTCCATTTACTTCAATGAAGGAAGTTATTGATAGAGAATTACCAGAACAGTATAAAGTAACTGCCTCCGAGGGATTCAATGTTCTGCTTAAGATTTTCAGCAAATCAGATAAGGAATGGTTTCTACGTCATATTGACAATAGTTTACAAGTTAAAAAAATCGATGATCTCTACCATTCATATACATATGTCAAAGAAGATTTAGATGCTGACATTTTAACGAGGTTCATGGATAAATATACTGCATTCAatcaatttgataaaaCTATTAGtatttttaatgaattaaaagaccaatttaaagataataaaagtTTCCAAAACCGTTTACTTATAGCAGTTGGTCGTTTAGACAGTAATATCAATAACGTTACTAGCacaaataaattaaatagaGTCCTAGCAGTTTGGAACAGCATAGTGAAACCAAGTAATCCGGATGCTTCCTCCTATGCTGCCCTAATTACAGCTTTGAATGATTCTGGGAATTTTGAACATTTTAAAACAGTTTGGAGTAGGGATATTCCAGAGAATATTAAGGAAAATAGCGAAGTTAAAGAAGCGTAtctattatcattattaaaatcGAAAAACGTGTCAtacaaagaaatcaaagatAAGATTCCTGAAAACATTAACTCGCTTGAGTTGATTAATGCAGTTTTAATTAGTATTGTACTTGATGCAGAAGTCACAAGAGAtcaatttaaagaattttatTCCAAACGTATTAGACATGAACAAGATGCCActacaaagaaaatatcaaatattcaaactACTGCTATAAAAATGTATGCCGATTATAAATACTATGAGCATCCGGAgaatttccaatttgaGCTTCCTTTGAGagattttaataaatcgTTAGCTATCATCGAAGAATTTCTTAGAGTTGCTCCAACATTACAGTCAATCGAACTACTATATGAACAAACTAAGGAACCATTTGACAAGAGAAGGTTCAAAGCATTTGCGAAGGCTAcgtttttgaaaaatgatattgatattgatttttctgaaaaaatatttagagATTTTGTAAAGGGAGCCAAATCAAGAGAGTTAAGGAGTGAAGGTTTCCAAAATATGGTGGAAACAATGATTGACGGATTTTGTTTCataataagaagaaatagaGATTCCtctatattattgaaaatagatACTTATTGCCAACTGGCTGAAAATTTAAACATTCAACTAGGGAATAGAACGTTAACTAGGTTACTAAGAACACTGGCAAACTTATCCAAAAATAGAGCTACTAAATTTACAGAAGAGGAAtctaaatttattgaaaacttttTAAATTCACTGGAAAAGAATGATTCATACGTTCCCTCTAGAAGTGATATTCATGCCATCAAGAAATTTGGCTTAGAACCTCGCTAG
- the SOG2 gene encoding Sog2p (similar to Saccharomyces cerevisiae SOG2 (YOR353C); ancestral locus Anc_7.39): MTTSSSEVGLQSHPKPTKMKLSQLILKELSHNDGNKSTIKLVGLEITKITDEDVSFLRSVERLSLRKNHITSLPSTFHELKNLRYLDLHSNSLSEIPSVILQCPQLEIVDFSSNKIKNLPEEISTLWKQNLKVLSLKNNDISTIYSLKSIIYLENLSVLEIDQNSIPQEELEAVQSYTPLTNNITREEYWAIAIRRYLKDHVQEAKMSKASKRMGFINSLNSSNSMVNTSGSSISLSNGVVANNSYGTTPTSTNNNSNGNNNTTNIIEASEAVNNSNNESNTSLFNSELYNHSKYNDYFKRLSILPEENSTNEEHKIPHAELVLSCRKLLFSFTECQQSIRRIASFCKENAIAVDIVSLLYSVRSHIDNLVEVLQQAENDENPQDEALIKLCMIIISIFKKIIALLRKNFETFFENDDLCFVRMFYMTLLCSYTEMYNAWTFISSEKPKATKKKSITQKDSSIISFHAGHRSSNSANSTTSNGSSNTGTVNYKSRTRSNTLQNRIVSNPSTSIESTPSSILTQSLNTMAGNIATTPANVMKQTSTAVGSVAIKSSSSPNGSKNNSNIFWAHSTSAPLHRNHSILGDESPSPSPSVITSQSLEESPKKMGQRSPRPSLILKGKNELSNNSIAIGGVQQQQQQQQQQLSTSPPTARSKSNPIINSAISGTFFNTANTNPNANSPPRMNASTASTTSMVSAGPGTTATTTVHVPAIANTQIPTASVTTNTTTTTTTTTTTVTPISSSEEDVDLNLYQTLLLVVKTVNVVYNQLTAEISKVALASSTGQQILTDLLATKIKDLTDTCWQAMELSKVLHGRLNLLLSKDPNVAEKYLTNVEKLKTWENINSFLKSIISILANAKILMTELPHLNDIRPNLASLAKITKDVTVILDLSSYKVVSMNAQTQAQAQAQSQSQAPAQAQGQGHNQTQMYSNTQAQAQLQQQQIPITKDSHVPLLTPQVKMSNQNVNPFEQQMNVSK; the protein is encoded by the coding sequence ATGACAACTTCATCCAGCGAAGTGGGACTTCAGTCTCATCCGAAACCAACTAAAATGAAGTTGTCACAACTTATTCTGAAAGAGCTATCCCATAATGACGGCAACAAATCAACTATCAAGCTAGTTGGTCTTGAAATAACTAAAATAACGGACGAAGATGTCTCGTTTCTCCGATCAGTGGAACGATTATCATTGAGGAAAAATCATATTACTTCATTACCTTCTACTTTTCATGAACTGAAAAACCTTCGATATTTAGATTTACATTCAAATTCACTCTCAGAAATTCCATCAGTAATATTACAGTGCCCACAATTAGAAATTGTGGATTTTTCCTCTAATAAGATTAAGAACTTACCTGAAGAAATCTCCACTCTATGgaaacaaaatttaaaagttctatctttgaagaataatgatatcTCAACGATATACTCACTGAAGTCCATAATATACTTAGAAAACCTATCAGTCTTAGAGATTGATCAAAATTCAATACCtcaagaagaattagaagcCGTACAATCATATACACCATTGACAAACAACATAACGAGAGAAGAATATTGGGCCATAGCTATACGAAGGTATTTAAAGGATCATGTGCAAGAAGCAAAAATGTCTAAAGCTTCCAAGAGAATGGGTTTTATTAATAGTTTAAATTCCTCGAATTCAATGGTTAACACTTCCGGGTCGTCGATATCTTTATCTAACGGTGTAGTGGCAAACAATAGCTATGGTACTACTCCAACGAgcacaaataataatagtaatggTAACAATAACACAACGAACATAATAGAGGCTTCTGAAGCTGTAAATAACTCCAACAACGAATCTAATACttcattattcaattcGGAACTATACAATCATTctaaatataatgattattttaaaagattgTCAATATTACcagaagaaaattcaaCTAATGAGGAACATAAGATCCCACATGCGGAGCTTGTTCTTTCCTGTAGGAAACTTTTATTTAGTTTCACAGAGTGTCAACAATCTATACGGAGAATTGCTTCATTCTGTAAAGAAAATGCTATTGCTGTCGATATTGTATCTTTGTTATATTCAGTTAGATCtcatattgataatttagtGGAAGTTTTACAACAAgctgaaaatgatgaaaatcCACAAGATGAAgctttaataaaattatgcATGATCATAATTTCTATATTTAAGAAGATTATTGCTTTACTCCGAAAAAACtttgaaacatttttcgaaaatgatgatttatgTTTTGTTAGAATGTTTTATATGACTCTGTTATGCTCTTATACAGAAATGTATAACGCATGGACGTTCATTAGTTCTGAAAAGCCGAAAGCTACCAAGAAAAAATCCATTACTCAAAAGGACTCGTCTATAATATCATTCCATGCTGGCCATCGTAGTAGCAACAGTGCTAACAGCACTACTAGTAATGGTAGCAGTAACACTGGTACAGTGAATTACAaatcaagaacaagaagtaATACGTTACAAAATAGAATTGTTAGCAATCCATCCACTTCTATTGAAAGTACTCCAAGTTCTATCTTAACTCAATCATTAAATACTATGGCAGGGAATATAGCAACTACTCCAGCAAATGTAATGAAGCAAACCAGTACTGCTGTAGGTTCAGTTGcaataaaatcatcatcatcaccgAATGGTTCGAAAAACAATAGTAACATATTTTGGGCACATTCTACGAGTGCCCCTCTGCATAGAAACCATAGTATTTTAGGAGATGAATCGCCATCACCATCACCTTCTGTAATAACTTCGCAATCATTGGAAGAATCACCTAAGAAAATGGGACAGCGTTCACCAAGACCCAgtttgatattgaaaggTAAGAATGAATTGTCGAATAATAGTATTGCCATCGGCGGAgttcaacaacaacaacaacaacaacaacaacaattgtCTACATCGCCACCTACAGCTAGATCTAAATCGAATCCAATTATAAACAGTGCAATCAGTGGTACATTCTTTAACACTGCGAATACGAATCCAAATGCGAATTCTCCTCCAAGGATGAATGCCAGTACAGCGTCCACCACCAGCATGGTTAGTGCCGGGCCTGGTACAACTGCAACAACGACGGTGCATGTACCTGCTATTGCAAATACACAAATCCCCACTGCGTCTGTCACTACCAATACTACCACCACTACAACAACTACTACCACTACTGTGACGCCGATATCATCATCCGAAGAAGATgttgatttgaatttatatCAAACGTTACTTCTCGTAGTAAAGACAGTCAATGTCGTTTACAATCAATTGACCGCTGAGATCTCAAAAGTTGCTCTTGCAAGTTCCACTGGTCAACAGATCTTGACAGATTTACTAGCTACGAAGATTAAAGATTTAACAGATACATGTTGGCAAGCGATGGAACTATCGAAGGTATTACATGGTAGGTTAAACTTACTACTTAGTAAAGATCCCAATGTGgcagaaaaatatttaaccAATGTTGAGAAATTGAAGACGTgggaaaatattaattcttttctaaaatcaattatttccattttaGCAAATGCTAAAATCTTAATGACTGAATTACCACATTTGAATGATATACGACCAAATCTAGCTTCATTAGCAAAGATTACTAAGGATGTTACTGTTATTTTGGATTTGAGTTCATATAAAGTTGTTTCCATGAATGCGCAGACACAGGCACAAGCTCAGGCACAATCACAATCGCAAGCTCCAGCCCAAGCACAAGGCCAGGGTCATAATCAAACACAGATGTATAGTAATACACAAGCGCAAGCACAATtacagcaacaacaaatacCTATTACGAAGGATTCTCATGTTCCTTTATTGACTCCTCAAGTTAAAATGTCTAATCAAAACGTGAATCCATTCGAACAACAAATGAATGTGAGTAAATAA
- the GDS1 gene encoding Gds1p (similar to Saccharomyces cerevisiae GDS1 (YOR355W); ancestral locus Anc_7.34) produces MTFPGSEIVDMADIVPSLNHSSNGSNEEFSNNANNSGLSLPIPTELSTASLPQDGFTQLNTPLSSSSVSMNSVKSNATPGGTYNNFNNPSNNNTNGNGLKNGKKDIVTPKKENPFLDISKLIPVTGERPKPEEDKTPIDDDVLYAVFVILWEMDPNQQGMTVKQLCDHLLTKHPNMSTLSTKLSNLISAKLNAYVKKIEKGEKTLTYALSREWSSSSPRRMLYIYRGILAPDYKEQAQAVTLQLKQKLAQESSNSFNEDFGSHVTNAKSINNSSKKKSPQTNGNDNNNVTNKNGNNKLAFPVGPSPNGSFNSATKNLVMASPLVNSNTSLHDSTTPLQDPLNGANGLGVSNVAFSVGPEFNIPYSASPVSLNFSPVHQNQVENTITNMPAPSLTTTTMAAQLNNTNNNNASNTLAKKRLLDSNNNNNTKSNKKTKTSKSKQSSASISASPSSSSLSSIASNTPMNTMDNSNNNFYITAVAATPRISKLLRGNTFKSNSATSTKALSAIHDIIFTQMPVEGSTDEQSVLNKNTNVITTTREGAHNIAADGACTPSSSNASSTTSSPQSSWMKIIKDGFLTQDIESPENLTIDDLDNIFD; encoded by the coding sequence ATGACCTTCCCAGGTTCAGAAATTGTTGACATGGCCGATATTGTACCCTCTTTGAACCACTCTAGCAATGGTTCCAACGAAgaattttccaataatgCTAACAATTCCGGGTTATCATTACCAATTCCAACTGAACTATCAACTGCTTCATTGCCTCAGGATGGATTCACTCAATTGAATACACCACTTTCCTCTTCCTCTGTGTCAATGAACTCTGTTAAATCAAATGCTACACCAGGTGGTACctataataattttaataaccctagtaataataatactaatggTAATGGCTTAAAGAATGGTAAAAAAGATATAGTAACaccaaagaaagaaaatccATTTTTAGATATTTCTAAGTTGATTCCTGTAACTGGTGAAAGACCCAAACCAGAAGAAGACAAGACTCCAATAGACGATGATGTACTATATGCAGTTTTTGTCATCTTATGGGAAATGGATCCAAATCAACAAGGTATGACAGTGAAACAACTTTGTGATCATCTTTTGACTAAACATCCAAATATGTCCACTCTTTcaacaaaattatcaaatttgatttctGCCAAATTGAATGCTTATGTAAAGAAGATAGAAAAAGGAGAAAAGACTTTGACTTATGCTTTATCAAGAGAATGGTCAAGTTCTTCTCCAAGAAGaatgttatatatttatagaGGTATCTTGGCTCCTGACTATAAAGAACAAGCTCAAGCGGTAACATTACAATTAAAGCAAAAATTGGCTCAAGAGAGttcaaattctttcaatgaaGATTTTGGTTCCCATGTAACGAATGCGAAATCCATCAATAATTCTtccaagaagaaatcaCCACAAACTAACGGCAATGATAACAACAATGTGACGAAtaaaaatggtaataataaattggCTTTTCCAGTGGGTCCCTCTCCAAATGGGAGCTTTAATTCAGCAACTAAAAATCTGGTCATGGCTTCTCCACTCGTTAATAGCAATACTTCCTTACATGATTCTACTACGCCATTACAAGATCCTTTAAATGGCGCTAATGGGTTAGGTGTGTCTAACGTAGCATTTTCTGTCGGTCCTGAATTCAATATTCCATATTCTGCATCTCCtgtatcattaaatttctCACCAGTACATCAAAATCAAGTTGAAAATACAATAACTAATATGCCAGCGCCATCTTTAACTACAACTACCATGGCAGCACAACTAAACAAtacaaataacaataatgcTAGTAATACTTTGGCGAAAAAGAGGCTACTtgatagtaataataataacaatacaaaatcaaataagaAAACCAAAACCTCGAAATCGAAGCAGTCATCTGCGTCAATCTCAGCATCcccatcatcttcatcgttATCTAGTATTGCATCAAATACACCCATGAATACAATGGATAATAGcaataacaatttttaCATCACAGCTGTCGCTGCGACACCAAGGATATCAAAGCTACTAAGAGGTAATACTTTCAAATCTAATTCAGCTACCTCAACAAAAGCACTCTCTGCTATCcatgatataatatttacaCAAATGCCAGTAGAGGGTTCAACGGATGAACAGTCagtattaaataaaaacacAAACgtaataacaacaacaagggAAGGTGCCCACAACATAGCTGCTGATGGTGCCTGTACGCCGTCATCGTCAAACGCTTCTTCTACAACATCATCTCCACAATCATCATGGATGAAAATCATCAAAGATGGATTCCTTACACAAGATATTGAATCACCTGAAAATTTGACCATAGATGATCTAGACAATATATTCGATTAA
- the NDAI0E03720 gene encoding uncharacterized protein (similar to Saccharomyces cerevisiae CLN3 (YAL040C); ancestral locus Anc_7.36), whose protein sequence is MFNINESQNRTISTTAAAAAAAAVTNGINLGITNLGINTRSTSAPIANNAATTINLDTIKPVDLNVLSQIRKHVANVKAHNPNLMKKEMTNHQSSINEYSKDILNKLITFEYSTDFKINKPDLSKFKLQPEINESMRNLIFDFLMCCHTRLKLSTSTLFLAYSIIDRFSSKFLIKNFSYQLISLTALWISSKYWDSKYRIPTLKNLQNLCCNQYSKSEFKEMELQILKAFNWSVCQIPTHDSVIDILLFLNQKNIFQNQLMTINEIKMGSIMLCELASFNLDISFEYNPSMISITSINLMKLALTFHKSNKWDEIESISQDNKIITICHALLEQLSSAYQTSSTVEADEGADATSVYSGTTHPYSQQKELKRSTLPTSFNSKYNLINNKNNESNETTSTYYKNLFTALYNYSIQWQLNNFYASQSVQDYLSTITPSSGDKDIATTPSSLQSRNMSVMETPHINNTSSLSSNSSYLSATHLPTPSIESYGSNINMHSQNHHSNKFIQLPQLLTPLTPTNGVNMVTNLKKRSVASVMSSIDNPNSTRTKKRIISTVGPRYMSNPATSTTSAFSSLNLSTKNDIT, encoded by the coding sequence ATGttcaatatcaatgaaTCACAAAATCGAACCATATCAACAACTGCTGCcgctgctgctgctgctgctgtcACTAACGGCATCAATTTGGGTATAACAAATCTAGGCATCAATACAAGGTCAACATCTGCTCCCATTGCCAATAATGCTGCTACTACTATTAATCTAGATACTATCAAACCGGTTGACCTGAATGTTCTATCACAGATTCGAAAGCATGTTGCAAATGTTAAGGCCCATAATCCAAATCTtatgaaaaaagaaatgacaaatcatcaatcttctattaatgaatatagtaaagatatattaaacAAGTTGATTACCTTTGAATATTCTACTGACTTTAAGATCAATAAACCTGATTTATCAAAGTTTAAATTACAACcagaaattaatgaatcaatgagaaatttaatatttgatttcttaatgTGTTGTCATACAAGattgaaattatcaacTTCAACCTTATTCTTAGCATACAGTATCATTGATAGATTTTCATCGAAgtttttaattaaaaatttctcttatcaattgatttcattaactGCTTTATGGATCAGTTCTAAATATTGGGATTCTAAATATCGAATTccaactttgaaaaatttacagAATTTATGCTGTAatcaatattcaaaatcagaatttaaagaaatggaaTTGCAGATTTTAAAGGCATTTAATTGGTCTGTTTGTCAAATACCAACACATGACTCAGTCATTGAtatattactatttttgaatcaaaagaatatttttcaaaaccaattaatgacaataaatgaaattaaaatgGGTTCAATAATGTTATGCGAATTAgcttcattcaatttagacatttcatttgaatataatcCAAGTATGATTTCAATTACTTCTATTAATCTGATGAAATTAGCTTTAACGTTCCACAAATCTAATAAATGggatgaaattgaatcaatttcacaagataataaaattataacTATTTGTCATGCATTACTAGAACAATTATCGTCTGCATATCAAACATCTTCCACTGTCGAGGCGGATGAAGGTGCTGATGCTACATCAGTATATTCGGGGACTACCCATCCCTATAGTCAACAAAAGGAATTGAAACGATCTACATTACCAACAAGttttaattcaaaataCAATCTTATTAACAATAAGAATAACGAATCTAATGAAACAACATCTACATATTATAAGAATTTATTCACTGCATTATACAACTATAGCATTCAATGGcaattaaacaatttttaCGCATCTCAATCTGTACAAGATTATTTATCCACTATTACACCATCATCCGGTGACAAAGATATCGCAACTACGCCATCATCTTTACAAAGTAGAAATATGAGTGTAATGGAAACGCCtcatattaataatacatCATCcttatcatcaaattcttcataCCTATCAGCTACGCATCTTCCAACACCTTCAATTGAAAGTTATGGAAGCAATATCAATATGCATTCACAAAACCATCATTCAAACAAATTCATCCAATTACCACAGTTATTGACTCCTTTAACTCCTACTAATGGAGTAAATATGGTTACGAATTTGAAGAAACGGTCAGTGGCCTCAGTCATGTCATCCATTGATAATCCTAATTCAACAAGgacaaagaaaagaattatttcAACTGTTGGTCCAAGATACATGTCCAATCCAGCTACATCTACAACATCagcattttcttctttgaatttgagTACTAAGAATGATATAACGtga
- the TFB6 gene encoding TFIIH complex subunit TFB6 (similar to Saccharomyces cerevisiae YOR352W; ancestral locus Anc_7.40): MSTPLTPLHPDANEQLDINSINELNDDDINDLDLNPDLDNLTDTTSNNNTESINPSPSPLQTTPIKTTTTTSKRPLTFTEDDEIFDDVDDFKPRINIGSPFSSNVSLPIHQQQQNATPSHNNGIVPKSKPKPRRLSMSQQSRFIMYCDNELMQIQRKFVQSQGLNSENGYESLVPLLKDLKTLVDFIWYSIDNSNPHTDYLLKTPRSNEYIPSSPEDNNNNSAKISTYFGQTSYLIKIADDLLDYIEKFKISNDDQVVKIFKFLFILDKIFIRLLNGQIPGGHKMNLTDAVRLCGIAERTRMKLPIFFESQNIHGYHYEVSKIYEETLDKCGN, encoded by the coding sequence ATGTCGACACCTTTGACTCCACTACACCCTGACGCTAATGAACAATTAGATATAAACAGTATAAACGAacttaatgatgatgacatAAATGACTTGGACTTGAATCCGGATTTAGATAATCTAACAGATACCACTTCTAACAACAATACAGAATCTATAAATCCATCACCAAGTCCCTTACAAACAACCCCAATAAAGACTACGACAACAACATCTAAGAGACCCTTGACGTTCacagaagatgatgaaatattcGATGATGTAGACGACTTCAAACCAAGAATCAACATTGGCTCTCCCTTCTCATCAAACGTATCCTTACCTATccatcaacaacaacagaaCGCCACACCATCTCATAATAACGGTATCGTACCGAAATCAAAACCAAAACCAAGAAGACTTTCCATGTCACAACAATCCAGATTCATAATGTATTGTGATAACGAACTAATGCAAATCCAAAGGAAATTTGTTCAATCACAAGGTCTAAACTCAGAAAATGGTTACGAAAGTTTGGTCCCCCTCTTAAAAGACCTGAAAACATTAGTAGATTTCATTTGGTACTCCATCGATAATTCAAACCCTCATACagattatttattaaaaacaCCTCGTTCTAATGAATATATCCCTTCTTCTcctgaagataataataacaactcGGCTAAAATATCCACGTATTTTGGTCAAACTTCATACTTAATAAAGATAGCTGATGATTTGTTAGATtacattgaaaaattcaagatatcaaatgatgatCAAGTAgtgaaaatattcaaattcttaTTCATATTAGATAAAATCTTTATAAGGCTATTGAATGGTCAAATTCCAGGGGGGCATAAAATGAATTTGACTGATGCAGTGAGATTATGCGGTATAGCGGAAAGGACAAGAATGAAATTACCAATCTTTTTCGAATCACAAAATATTCATGGATATCATTATGAAGTTAGTAAGATTTATGAAGAAACTTTGGATAAGTGTGGAAATTGA